Proteins encoded by one window of Thermobaculum terrenum ATCC BAA-798:
- the gcvPA gene encoding aminomethyl-transferring glycine dehydrogenase subunit GcvPA, giving the protein MPYIPHTDKERQEMLSRIGVNSIDELLTAIPERYKYPQLRIGPGLSEAEVAKKVNALSERNLDVDHVACFAGGGAYNHFIPAAVKSVTSRNEFYTSYTPYQAEVSQGTLQSIYEFQTMIAALMGMDVANASMYDGATAAAEGALMAVHYTRRPKIVIVPTFHPEWVEVIRTFTSGVELEIVVAGELPDNFKSTPRDIATYVDERTACVLVQYPNFFGSIEDIKGYADLAHSVGALLVVAAYPIALGLLKPPGELGADIAVGEGQSLGNELNFGGPYLGLFATRKDFIRYMPGRLVGATKDVDGKRGYVLTLQTREQHIRREKATSNICTNEALNALASTVYLSLMGKQGLAKVAQLCVNNAHYLAGVLSAVPGWEVVSAEPFFNEFVLKCPVPASQVVSALIDEGILAGIDLGRFDSKLSEYLLVCATEMNTKEEMDRYASLISNVKAVKELERV; this is encoded by the coding sequence GTGCCCTATATACCTCATACAGACAAAGAAAGGCAAGAGATGCTGAGCCGTATAGGAGTCAATTCGATTGACGAGCTCCTAACGGCCATACCTGAGAGATATAAGTATCCTCAACTAAGGATTGGCCCTGGACTATCAGAAGCAGAGGTGGCCAAGAAGGTAAATGCTCTATCTGAGCGGAATCTTGATGTGGACCATGTAGCCTGTTTCGCAGGTGGGGGGGCATATAATCATTTCATCCCAGCTGCCGTAAAGAGTGTTACTTCTCGAAATGAATTCTATACTTCGTATACTCCTTATCAGGCAGAAGTGAGCCAGGGAACTCTCCAGAGCATATATGAATTTCAGACCATGATCGCGGCACTTATGGGAATGGACGTGGCTAATGCCTCCATGTATGATGGGGCCACTGCTGCTGCTGAGGGCGCTCTTATGGCAGTGCACTATACCCGACGGCCTAAGATAGTTATAGTCCCAACATTCCATCCGGAGTGGGTGGAAGTTATAAGAACTTTTACTTCTGGCGTAGAGCTAGAGATAGTGGTCGCTGGAGAACTGCCCGATAACTTCAAGTCTACGCCTCGGGATATTGCTACTTACGTAGATGAGCGAACTGCTTGTGTACTGGTACAGTATCCCAACTTCTTCGGAAGTATAGAGGATATAAAAGGGTATGCTGATCTTGCTCACTCTGTTGGAGCTCTCCTTGTGGTCGCTGCCTATCCTATAGCACTCGGGTTACTCAAGCCTCCAGGGGAGCTTGGGGCAGATATAGCTGTGGGGGAGGGACAATCTCTTGGTAATGAGCTTAACTTCGGCGGTCCATATCTTGGCCTCTTTGCGACACGTAAGGATTTTATTCGGTACATGCCAGGTAGGTTAGTGGGAGCTACTAAGGATGTGGACGGTAAGAGAGGTTATGTTCTTACCCTGCAGACTAGAGAGCAACACATAAGGAGAGAGAAGGCTACAAGTAATATATGTACTAATGAAGCTTTGAATGCTTTGGCTTCCACAGTATACCTTTCTCTGATGGGGAAACAGGGGCTTGCAAAGGTGGCCCAGCTATGCGTTAACAACGCCCACTATTTGGCCGGTGTGCTGAGCGCTGTGCCGGGATGGGAGGTTGTAAGCGCAGAGCCCTTCTTCAATGAGTTTGTTCTCAAGTGTCCAGTACCAGCTTCGCAAGTGGTATCTGCTCTTATTGACGAAGGGATACTGGCAGGGATAGATCTAGGAAGGTTTGATTCCAAGCTAAGTGAGTATCTATTAGTATGTGCCACTGAAATGAACACCAAGGAAGAGATGGATAGATATGCCAGCTTGATATCTAATGTGAAGGCTGTTAAGGAGTTGGAGAGAGTATAG
- a CDS encoding MBL fold metallo-hydrolase, which produces MSVKLTFLGTGASFGVPMLGCKCRVCRSNNPRNKRTRTSALISFDGHNILIDASPDFRCQALINNVDSLDAVLFTHSHADHTFGIDDLRAFSLREPITCYGDESTVEAIRRRFDYIFSPTPHLGSRPKLRLHSIKNNFRVSGLEFVPLPIRHGLDCITAYMFEGIAYITDASEIPEVTLQRIKSVDVLVLNALRFEPHAMHLGLWQAVDLAKTVGAERTYLVHLGHDLDYDEVSSMLPDGVQLAYDGLQIEV; this is translated from the coding sequence ATGTCTGTGAAGCTTACTTTTTTAGGTACGGGCGCTAGCTTTGGCGTCCCTATGCTGGGGTGCAAGTGCCGTGTCTGTAGATCAAATAACCCCAGGAATAAGCGTACTAGAACGTCAGCGCTGATAAGCTTTGACGGGCATAACATACTTATAGATGCCTCGCCTGATTTTAGATGCCAAGCTCTAATTAATAATGTGGACTCTTTAGATGCAGTTTTGTTCACGCACTCCCACGCAGACCACACTTTTGGCATAGATGATCTTAGGGCCTTTAGCCTTAGAGAGCCTATAACCTGCTATGGGGATGAGAGTACTGTAGAAGCGATAAGGCGACGTTTTGATTATATATTTAGTCCGACACCTCACCTTGGTTCGAGGCCGAAGTTAAGGCTTCATTCTATAAAAAACAACTTTCGAGTTAGCGGTTTGGAGTTTGTCCCTTTGCCTATAAGGCATGGTTTGGATTGTATAACCGCCTATATGTTCGAAGGCATAGCTTACATAACTGATGCGAGCGAGATCCCAGAGGTTACTCTCCAAAGGATAAAAAGTGTAGATGTGCTTGTATTGAATGCTTTGAGGTTTGAACCTCATGCTATGCATCTTGGCCTGTGGCAGGCGGTAGATTTAGCTAAGACTGTTGGAGCTGAACGTACTTACCTGGTGCATCTAGGGCACGACCTAGACTATGACGAGGTTAGCTCAATGCTTCCTGATGGAGTACAACTGGCTTACGATGGCCTACAGATTGAGGTCTAA